AAACCCCTAAAGCCCCAGGACAGCTGTCATTTTGGCTCATTTGATAATCCAGCGTTTCCCAAATATAAATTAAGCAATAGAAAGTAAAAGACTCCCATCTAATTACCGAATTAAAACTCTGCATACATTTGAATGCATCAGTAATAACAATACAACActaaaatacatacatttaaaactatttctgaGACATTAAGTATATTTAGCAGATAATACTCATATAATGTCTTTCATTTCTGTAAgatttttatacttttacttgtaatggagtatttcaCAGTGAGGTATTGTACTCATGGaaatacactaccagttaaaaaaattggacacaccttctcattcaatggtttttaaaaaaataattttctacattgtagattaatattgaagacatcaaaactataaaagaacacatagggaattatgttttaaacaaaaaaagcgttaatcttcagtattaatctacaatgtagacaataacacaaataactaaaaaccattgaatgagaaggtgtgtccaaacttttgactggtagtgcacTTCTTCCAACACAAATGTAGGCCATGCCAAGCAAATGATCCATGGGAAGTCAATTTTGGGGTGTTGTTGTTGGAACAGTCAGCTGATGCATCAAATAACACCTGCCATGCACTATTGCAACAATAAGTGAGTAGAAAACGACTTCCTTTTAGCTTCTATTTGCTTTTCATACATACTTGAGCATGAACATGTAGCGTCTTGGCAGCCATCCCAGTTTCTGAGTGAATGCACAAACCCTCAGCACCATTATAATGTGTGGGAAATGCTTGATCTTTAAAACTTGGAGAGATCAGTCTTGATGAAACATATAAATGGAGCATGAAAGGTCATTCTTGAACATGCAGCTGCAAACAAAGGCTATTAATTGTTAGTAATcttgtacagattttttttttaaaggtggtTATTATGAGGATTCCAACCTCACCCACGCTGAGGTTACCAGAGTTTAGCACTTACTGCCTGGTAGAAGTTAACCAGGTGCTTTAACAACATGGGTCACACCCACATGGAATCCTCAGGGCTGACCGATGGttctgaaatatgaaaaataataagTATATATTGAATGATTAAAGCACCGATGCTAGTGATTACTAATTAACTAATAGTAAAATCTGGCATCCCACACATCTTAACCTGGATGTTCTGACATCCTGCACCGCTGTAATGGAGCAGATGTTGTTTCTGTTGGCAGGTTACTGTTACTGTTCTCAAATATGAAACACTCAGTATTGTGTGGGTCTTCTTTATTGGATCAAGGAAGCGTGTTCgaaaatattgcaaaatgcCCACGTGAAGCCACATAtgaatttttgaatgaaaatacaGAGAGGGGCTTTTAGGGAAACTACACAGATAATCTGATACGCACATCTCCAAAATCTCTGCTGTCATGCATTTCCCACGTTCATCAGATTAACGCAGGGTGGAGAGAAGAGAAACTCGTTACACCCACAGTGCATCAACATTGTTGTCCGAGTGTGGATGGGGGCAAACCAGACACACGcacatttttgccttttcaaAAACCAGGGCATGATTCAGGcttgaaacacaaaaaggaaaacgtTTTCTCCTCCCTTTTCATTCGTCACCCACTCTACATGCCCGTAAATGATTATGAATCAGACTGGCATTAAATGATGACACTTTGGGTGTGACGGCTGCATCTGGCTCACACTTAATTGTTGAGAGTGGCACACACTGAATGGTctgcaaaatgttgttttaagaGACTGGTTGtctgtaattttgcagattCCTGATGCACATCTTGAAACAACAGGAACAGTTTAATTCACTACTTTAAGATCTATTAATCAAATTTCTTAACTTTCTGGCTATGTGTGTACATACAAGGAATTGGACttttttgatttagatttttttcgtTTCAAACAACATAACAGCGCCTCCTTGTGGGAATAAGTGAAATGCCTCCCAGTTCAGGTTACTGCATGCTGAACTGCTGGTTGTTACTGCTCCACCCTCGTAAGTATTCTTCATTAAAGGCCAATAATCTTGGTTGAAACCATATTAGGCAATTAAATCTGAAGACCACAGGACTACTGACGTGCGCTGTGGTTCAGTTCTCTTTGTACACTGTTTGGATAAGGACCGTAGGGGTCACTGAGAGACAACACGCCTACCTGTGCGGTGAGCCAGTACATGCCAAATAAGCAAACACCCACACTTTCTAAAAAGTGTGGGTGTAAAAACGCTTTAGAAGTTCAATTTAAGCTTAATGCATGAAGCTTAATCCATGCTTAATGCATGCTCATATATGCTTTGGATCTCTGTTGCTTCCCCTGTGGTGAATTTAATTGTACTAGAGAACTTTTCTTTGTCTCACTGAATATTATTCAAATCGTGAGcctgctttgttgcatgttgcAAAatcttgtttgcttttttttttgttggtttttttttttttttttcaaataatataACTACTATTTAGATTTCATTTGGGTTACTGTTGAGCACGCCATCAGCAGGCCTATGTGAAAGGGATCATCCTGACATGCAGGGTAATACACTCTGTTCAAGTCATAGACTACAGCCTATGGTTCAAGTAATGAAGTATTGCCCCCTAGTGGTAAACTATAGAAAAAGGACAGGAAgggcattttaatattttctccaTTACCCCTGACCTGtgtatcttttttgtttattaaaccTGAATGCAGCCACCTTCTGTACAATACATTTATAGAGATATTTTTAGACATAGGATATGTTACATTCCTGCTTTCTCAATCGTTTAACAGCATTCTGTCACTCAGACATATACGTAATTTGTTTACATGAATGTTACTCGCAGCTTCTTTCAGAGATACCCACCACGGTGATGGAGAGAACCACACACAACACCTGTCTTCCACATAAGATTGGACAGAACATGAAGTGATAATACATAACAATGACCTTATAGAGAAAATACTTTATCATACTCGACAAAATAGCCaaatttatttatgatttcccGAAACACTGAATATTCTGTCTCATCTTATTACTGTTTTCCGAGGGTGGCCGCTATGGAACCAATGGTTTAACTGTAGCTGAAAAACTGTGGGACTACACGGTGGCTCTGTgtttagcactgtcacctcacagctagaagatctctcTGTGATGTTGTTGGACCAGTACTGGTGCTAAAATGCAGAAAGAGCCTTCCCCAAATGACTACACAACTCCAGgcagtattgtgttttttgtatatCTGTCCATTAAGTGGACTGCATGCCATTCAAACTTGTGCTGTGctgaaagtgatacagaaatatcCGTAGGTCCAATTAGTAGGAAAAGTGAATTGGGTGTCTTTTCACACATAAAGTCAACATGTTTCGTTGCCATCAGATAAACAGaagagtgtgcatgtgtgaaaaagGGCTGATTTTATCTTTGGCTGCATGACAGGGTATACACTCAAGATTCAACATGGCTATTTGTCAAAACttctcaaaacatttttttttctgcaagtaACTATCATACATTGTTGAACAAAATATTCTTATTTAATCCATTAAATCATAACAatgaattattaaattaataaaaaaaaaacatcttgccTCTCTTGGGTCTCATGATGAACCAACATTTCTAGCTATCTGGCTACGACAATATAATGTTTAAAGATACAGCTCACATAATTCAAAGTCATAATTTTTCCTGATCCATGTGTCAAACAACAATGTACAGGTAACATAGGTAATGAAAAAATTGTGCATTATAATATACTGTCACATGGCCGGTATATAAAACATGGACGTAGCAACTGTCATGTTACTCACTGGGTTGTGGACCACTGCTTTAAAGCCTCAGGTTGGACATTTCACTGTCAGCATGTTAGTCTTTTTTATAAACCAGACACAACACGTACCCTGTTTTATTATCTATATAACTCCATTTGCCAAATGAACATAATACTGTTATAAAAAACGTGATTGAGACCACAAACTAATTGctaaatgtttactgaggtcaTAAATCAAGTGAAGTGACATCTGTGCAGTCTGACTTCTTTTAGAAACCtggaggagtcgccccctgctgaccAGTAGAAAAAATGCAGATCACTTCCATTTCATCTTTCATATACATTCTATATTTTCATGCATGGGCTTGAAGTTAAACAAAATATCAAACGACAGTTCCCCAGTTAAATTAGATGATGCACATAGAATCCTGATGTTTTGATAAGATAAATCATAAAGTCCAtaaaagtaatagaaataatGCAGGTGACCTCGATGCCACATATAATAATGTATGCAAATGATACTAGCGGTatctgctttaaaaaatatgttgaagTAACACTTAAAGTACCACTATCTGATTATAAATAATGTAACATGCTCATTACATAAATCAGCATAAGCCCAATGAGATGCAACATCATCACTTCctaaaaatctgcacaaaaaggTGATGcaatttaaatcatttgacattttagagatttttcacAGAGTTGTGCTAACTTCTTTTTGAAATTGTACGTACAGAGCCTTCGTCAGTGTCATCAATAACACCAGTGCTTATCTACTATTATGTTGAAATGgctgctgtgaaaaatgtctaCTGTAACAGCTAAAGCGAGGCAGCAGTACATAGTTGaaagtctttcctctgagtgaTGAAACATATATTGCATGCAGTGGCTACCTccacaaataaaactaaaatgaagGAAATGAAACTGATGATAATCAATGATGATTCTTAACTGCATATAAGACAAAAACATATGTTTAGTTAAGAATGTATTTACTATTTTAGGTTTCCTTCTTTACCTTTAGTATGGGCAAATGGATAGAAAATCTATACGAATCCAGTTTCCATAATATTGTATATAAAATACCTATAAGATTTAATCCCTAAATCAGATGATACCGATCCACCATATCCTGTTTACAGACATTGTAATGACCAAGTTGATTATAGGATTACACAATTAATGAATGAACTGCATAGAAAAGTTGCCATTTTATGTTATAAAGatgtttgtgaaaaaaaaaagaggcagcaAAGATCAATTTAAAGGAATATGTATGTTAACAAAATTAAAAGATACAAGTGCAGTGCAGATAGATAAACACACTTACAGAGATTCCTTCGAGAATCATGTCATTGATCTGTGATATCATACATTTGCCTAGCAAATGAGGCTCCACCCACAGGAAGCCAAAGGCCAAGCTGAGGAccccaaaaagacaacaaaagaccCTCAAAACAGCCACTGTTCATCCAGTCTGGTTCAAACTTAACACTGCACGGATCTTGGTCAGGAGCAATACACTGATGAAGTTTGAAGTGGAGTGGAAGTATGGCTGTTGAGATATTGAAAGGAcaggcaaacagacagatggatagaCAGAGATTCCTTCAGTTATAGTTAAATGATGGATTCCAAAAAGAAACTGATGTCAATAAAAGAAGATTACATTATGCAAGACTATAAAGGCAAtgttagaaataattttaacacaatcattactctgccaaggaatgcagcagagttaagtggcgatcggcatacgtttgtctgtccgtctgacTGTGTGCAAcactactcaaaaacagacaaacagatttggatgaaattgtcagggaaggtcaaaaaatgacacaaggaccaaatgattagattttggcagtgatgtggttcatagtctggatccacggatttgttaaagatttctgtatcatttcgagatggcagcacagtgtcactgtaactatgacaagtgaatgctatgtcagctacctgctgatgatcacatgattgggaTCCAATAATTGACctctgcagacttatcgggacctATCCATcaaaaatcatacaaggaattagcagtcttggtggagtactgcgctctctgagtgcttttcttgtttcgtATTTAATCATGATCTACATGATGATATTAAACGGCATCTTGGCATTTAACAGTGTACATATGTGTATTAATGCATGAATAGAAATTGTGTGTATGTACGTAACTTTTAGTCTAGTTATTGTCTTCACTGTGTAGCTTGTACAAATGTAGAAGTGTGCTGCATCATACATCTTCAGTGTTGTGTATAATGTATACTATATGCACAGACTTTGCATGTATAAACACTGTGTAttaattgttgttattgtgatCCTTTCATTATGTTGGATTATAGATGTACTGTATGTTTTGAAACTAGTGTATTCTCGCTGTCTAAATGTGGGCagtgtgtaaatgttttattttaccagtTTGTATGACTTTGACACATCATCTCACACAAAAATACTGATGAGACAGATCCCGTCAAATTCAGTAAAAgcaatttatcatttttcatgTGACTTAAATTCAAGACGAGGAACTGTCGCTGATTCCAAATTTCTTCAGCACTTATCATATCTTCTGTTAGAtttattagaaaattacattcaTACACTGctactgtgttgtttttctgttgtttttctcttcatgaccatttaaaaagaacaaattcaccttttttctcagtaaacGCATCTTTATTTGGTTCGGTAGCAAAAACAGCACCTCAGGACAGCAGTCTGATGAGGGCAGCCTCCTAAGGGGTCGAACAGTTTCAGTTACAAGACACGCACAGGGAAGACATGCACTACCTACTGTAGCAGGCAATCTGAAAACATTAGTTGACCAACAACACTGAAGAACTGTTTCAGTACATTCACATTCCTTTGACAACACCACTGTCCGTTTGTTGCAACACAATAGCCCTTTGTGTATGGAATAGCGGTTGCATGAATTTCAAGGGagtgtgatatatatatatagacatatTTTTGCTTTGCGCCTTGCAATTTGCCCGGATTTTATCTCATTTCTGAGATAAAactcgttttttgttgtttttttttagtacgAACAGTCAGACATCAGACATACAAAATAAATTCTTTGGTCCCTTTCAGATCTTTGGTAGTGTTAGGATCACTTATTGCTTCATGAAAAACAAGTTTAGGCTCTATTAGGGAGTGGCTGGCAAGCATTTTACTTCAGACTTGTTTATGACAATAGTTGGGATGGGTGAACTGTGAGTATAAAACTACCAGAGAGGCAGAGGAGATCATAGCAGATGGGTAGCTAAACCTCAAAACTAGACAGCTCAATCCTCAATGACCTCAGAGGACTCGGACACCACTCTGCCATCCTTGGTCTCGATCATTTTGATAACGACATTCTTCTTGCtctgggtggtggtggtggtgtagCCACCGGAGCTGCCGCTGCTGTATCCGCCGCCGTAACCGCCTGCGCTGCTTGCACCGCTGCCATATCCGCCGCTGTAACTGCTGGAGTAGCCGCTTGTGTAGCTGCTCTTTAGGCTGTCCATGGGGAAGCCGCTGTAACTTGCTGTTGAGAGAAAAGaattcaattttaaaatgtgtggaaTCTGTTAAACCTGCAAAATGCACCACAGTCTAAACCAGAAGAGCAACAGCGTGTTAGTGAAGGTGACTTACTGCTCTGCTGGGAGATGTTGATAGCTTTGATGCCGTTTGCCAGtctgtcctcctctccctccagcagcttcctgtAGGTGGCGATCTCAATGTCCAGAGCCAGCTTGACATTCATCAGATCCTGGTATTCTCTGATCTGGCGGGCCATGTCCTGCTTGGCTCTCTGCAGGGCTTCTTCAAGGTCCCTGATGCGAGCCTTGGCGTCCTTCACTGCCAGCTCACCGCGCTCCTCAGCCTCAGCGATCTGAGCCTCTAGGTTGGCCCGCTAAAAGaggatttgtaaaaaaaaattaagagttGGTCCACTTATGTGATTGTGAACTGACTGTGTTTCACATAGAGTGACGGtgaaaaactaaatttactgGCTAAAAATGCCACACAACTCATACCTGTCCTTTAACAGCATCAATCTCTGATGTCAGTCTCTGGATCATACGGTTGAGGTCTGCAATCTCTGTTCTGGTAGACCTCAGGTCATCTCCATATCTGTTGGCGGATGTCTGCATCTCTTCATACTAAACGGATATCAGCAAAACAAGATATTACAAACCAGAAAGCGACTTAATAAGCATATTTTAGAGAGTATTTCAAAAGAACTATCCTTACCTTGGACTTGTACCATGTCTCTGCCTCGGCACGAGTGCGGTTGGCAATGTCCTCATACTGAGCCCTGACTTCTGCCACAATGGCATCCATGTCCAGGTTGCGGCTGTTGTCCATCTCCACAATGACTGAGGTGTCTTTGATCTGGCTCTGGAGTTCACGCAGTTCCTgaggaagcaaaacaaaaagacaagaagaagaaagatcAGTCACATTCTCTTCTTGAGGAAACCTATGCTGCTTAATGTAATTCCAGGGGTGGTGTAAGATTTGAATCAAGATGCTAAACAGATGTTGAAACATGAATGCAGTGAAGAAGAAACCTCTTCCAAAATGCCACCACAAAAATCATAAGCATGTCATGACGggataaataaatcacaaataatGCTGATGAAAGCAGCTAGCAGTTTGGAGGTTGGAGACTTCACAGCCAGGAAGGGGAGCAACAAATAAACAGCACCATCAATCTAATTTTGTGCCATACCTCCTCATAGATCGACCTGAGGAAGTTGATCTCATCTGTCAGACTCTCCAGCTTAGCCTCGAGCTCAACTTTATTCATGTAGGCCTCATCAACATCCTGGAACCAAGAAAAGAGTTCATTAGAACGGAGTGTTACAAAGAACTGATTTACATATTTAGTGAAAGACAATTATCAACGTGCTGAAAGAAATACAAGCTATCAAAACTGTAACTGAACAACAAACTAAGAAAAAACAATACTCACCTTCTTGA
The nucleotide sequence above comes from Amphiprion ocellaris isolate individual 3 ecotype Okinawa chromosome 8, ASM2253959v1, whole genome shotgun sequence. Encoded proteins:
- the LOC111581393 gene encoding keratin, type II cytoskeletal 8-like, whose translation is MSFKTQTTIRSSSGPRNFSSRSYGGAGGISSQKSYTVRSSYGGAINRGFGGPGITSSSAYSVSSGMGGSGLGMGLGMGVGMGLGGSMVGQAPITAVTVNKSLLAPLNLEIDPTIQAVRTQEKEQIKSLNNRFASFIDKVRFLEQQNKMLETKWSLLQGQTTTRSNIDAMFEAYIANLRRQLDSLGNDKMKLEADLHNMQGLVEDFKNKYEDEINKRTECENDFVLIKKDVDEAYMNKVELEAKLESLTDEINFLRSIYEEELRELQSQIKDTSVIVEMDNSRNLDMDAIVAEVRAQYEDIANRTRAEAETWYKSKYEEMQTSANRYGDDLRSTRTEIADLNRMIQRLTSEIDAVKGQRANLEAQIAEAEERGELAVKDAKARIRDLEEALQRAKQDMARQIREYQDLMNVKLALDIEIATYRKLLEGEEDRLANGIKAINISQQSTSYSGFPMDSLKSSYTSGYSSSYSGGYGSGASSAGGYGGGYSSGSSGGYTTTTTQSKKNVVIKMIETKDGRVVSESSEVIED